A genomic segment from bacterium encodes:
- a CDS encoding glycoside hydrolase family 16 protein, with protein sequence MTWRTFRFTGLAQLAVIAIMFAGCSNTTEPEKREWQLVWQDEFEGAAGQLPDATRWGYDIGTDWGNAQLEYDTDRPKNVALDGEGHLAITAHKESYQGQRYTSARINTRGLFETTYGRFEARIRLPWGQGIWPAFWLLGANFATVGWPACGEIDIMEYRGQQPSTVHGSVHGPGYSAGQALTRRFDLAKDRFDTDFHLFAVEWGKDHIRFYVDEVFYQEITPGDLPGAWVFDHPFYLILNVAVGGNYVGWPSDNTPFPQTMLVDYVRVYKEGR encoded by the coding sequence ATGACTTGGCGCACATTCCGATTTACTGGCCTTGCGCAGTTGGCCGTCATTGCGATCATGTTCGCCGGTTGCAGCAATACCACCGAACCCGAGAAGCGGGAGTGGCAACTTGTCTGGCAGGACGAATTCGAGGGCGCGGCCGGCCAATTGCCCGACGCGACGCGCTGGGGCTACGATATCGGCACGGACTGGGGCAACGCCCAGCTCGAATACGATACCGACCGCCCCAAAAACGTCGCGCTCGACGGCGAGGGCCATCTTGCGATCACGGCGCATAAGGAGTCCTATCAGGGACAGCGCTACACCTCCGCGCGCATCAACACCCGCGGCCTGTTCGAGACGACTTACGGGCGGTTTGAGGCGCGCATTCGTCTGCCCTGGGGCCAGGGCATTTGGCCGGCCTTCTGGCTGCTCGGTGCGAATTTCGCAACGGTGGGCTGGCCCGCGTGCGGTGAAATCGACATCATGGAGTATCGCGGGCAGCAGCCGAGCACGGTACACGGCAGCGTGCACGGCCCCGGTTACTCAGCCGGGCAGGCGCTCACACGCCGATTCGATCTTGCGAAGGATAGATTCGACACCGATTTTCACCTATTCGCCGTGGAATGGGGCAAAGACCATATTCGCTTCTATGTCGATGAGGTGTTTTACCAGGAAATCACGCCGGGCGACCTGCCGGGCGCCTGGGTGTTCGATCATCCCTTTTACCTCATCCTGAATGTCGCGGTCGGAGGCAACTACGTCGGTTGGCCAAGTGACAATACGCCCTTTCCGCAAACCATGCTGGTCGATTATGTTCGAGTTTACAAAGAAGGTCGTTGA
- a CDS encoding glycosidase: MTLIQIQSFRFAAGLWLAAMMALAPLAPSTAQVAKVKVVSDDAGARLQVEGRDFMILGMNWDYFPIGTTYTYSLWQQSDEVIKAALDREMPLLKILGVNAIRQYVGVPPRWVQYIYERHGIYTVLNHSFGRYGVTLDGVYVQNTNYADPRARKVLIAEVEKMVDEFRNVPGVLMWLLGNENNYGLFWGGAETEDIPVGETKESVRARHMYSLFNEAIQAIKARDANHPVAMCNGDLLFIDIIAKEIHGLDVFGTNMYRGISFGDAFAQVKEKLGLPLMITEFGADAFNARDMREDQIAQARYVLGNWQEIYEQSSGKGQVGNAIGGFTFQFSDGWWKFGQESNLDVHDINASWANGGYLEDFKQGENNMNEEWFGICAKGPTDQRGLYELYPRAAYYALQRAYTLEPYAAGTDRAAIRAHFGKIEPMAVALIARGDQAALQAETLQRVRVSGMRVELETYSTGGNRISTPKDLIPGTTTRPAFRGFDHLQSYYATLEARPAENVSGTLSLNYLGHVPENPINEIFYENRGRTRTVLTDDGPLQLGGIERLKVYGAQLSWDDRWFKLDGFYRTGHYHWGYEGDFFGLYREANYGPNIDLYNADAPLGLELAGKKSLNGLKVAFGPELWWGANPAVLVKYRRHVGPFQATAIYQEDIDRLAATVSSFAVPAPPTRKATLHLAASRGLLGVELGGIWSGNTKIDESFLIVDGSPGNYRILQDRIKPSDTYGGKIKVTLTKGRWNWYAQGAAMGLVADGGPSSALTFTGWRLKDSGSGNQWNALTGLAVTLGNWQIAPNFLWQKPVEGPVPREVPAPGRPRNILDDPFAVRGNRETTAGELLINYDPTPATWMYAWDSDVREDAALAFSTGFIYRHQPTTQDAAIGILADGRTIFAFPGATPARDVWEAYSRIVSKLRPGLGFIANLYAGEGEPNGSDTRLIHRYGGDVRLATGSFKLIAAAKVNDWGPYDYHRDFNLTFPLQLMGDLSTVLGTPNWFDIPQTRLGVCVTWRSLDQYSPRYSPALTVDASGAWVPDPEAPGQPDGREWEIRTYLHLNLGK, from the coding sequence ATGACTTTGATCCAAATCCAGTCCTTCCGGTTCGCTGCCGGGCTTTGGCTTGCTGCGATGATGGCGCTGGCTCCGCTCGCCCCGTCAACAGCGCAGGTCGCCAAAGTCAAAGTCGTTTCTGATGACGCCGGCGCTCGGCTGCAGGTGGAGGGCAGGGACTTCATGATCCTCGGAATGAATTGGGACTACTTCCCAATCGGCACAACCTACACTTACAGCCTCTGGCAGCAGTCCGACGAGGTCATCAAGGCGGCGCTCGACCGGGAAATGCCGCTGCTCAAGATCCTGGGCGTGAATGCGATCCGCCAATACGTCGGCGTTCCGCCGCGCTGGGTGCAGTACATTTACGAACGCCATGGCATCTATACCGTGCTCAACCACTCGTTCGGCCGTTACGGCGTCACGCTGGACGGGGTCTACGTCCAGAATACGAATTACGCCGATCCGCGCGCGCGCAAGGTGCTCATTGCCGAAGTCGAAAAAATGGTGGACGAGTTTCGCAATGTCCCCGGCGTGTTGATGTGGCTGTTGGGGAATGAAAACAACTACGGTCTCTTCTGGGGCGGCGCCGAAACCGAGGACATTCCTGTTGGTGAAACAAAGGAATCGGTTCGCGCCCGGCACATGTATTCCCTCTTCAATGAAGCCATTCAAGCCATCAAGGCGCGTGACGCGAACCATCCGGTTGCCATGTGCAACGGCGACCTGCTGTTCATCGACATCATTGCCAAAGAAATCCATGGCCTCGACGTGTTTGGGACCAACATGTACCGTGGCATTTCCTTCGGTGACGCTTTTGCGCAGGTCAAGGAAAAACTCGGCCTGCCGCTCATGATCACCGAATTTGGCGCGGATGCCTTCAATGCCAGGGACATGCGGGAAGATCAGATCGCGCAGGCGCGCTACGTGCTCGGCAATTGGCAGGAGATTTACGAGCAATCGAGCGGCAAAGGCCAGGTGGGCAATGCCATCGGCGGTTTCACATTTCAGTTCAGCGATGGCTGGTGGAAGTTCGGCCAGGAATCCAACCTCGACGTCCATGACATCAATGCCTCATGGGCCAACGGCGGATACCTGGAAGACTTCAAGCAGGGGGAAAACAATATGAACGAAGAGTGGTTTGGCATCTGCGCCAAAGGCCCGACCGATCAACGTGGGCTTTACGAACTCTATCCGCGCGCCGCCTACTATGCGCTGCAACGGGCATACACACTCGAACCATATGCCGCGGGAACCGATCGCGCCGCCATCCGGGCGCACTTCGGCAAGATCGAGCCGATGGCGGTTGCGCTGATCGCGCGCGGCGACCAAGCGGCCCTGCAGGCCGAAACGCTCCAGCGCGTGCGGGTGAGCGGGATGCGAGTCGAATTGGAGACGTACAGCACGGGCGGCAACCGCATCAGTACGCCGAAAGACCTGATCCCCGGCACCACCACCAGGCCGGCTTTTCGCGGCTTTGATCACCTGCAGTCATACTATGCCACTCTCGAAGCTCGCCCCGCCGAAAATGTCTCCGGCACCCTTTCGCTCAACTATCTCGGGCATGTCCCGGAAAATCCCATCAACGAAATTTTCTATGAGAATCGTGGCCGCACGCGCACGGTGCTGACGGATGATGGGCCTCTGCAACTGGGCGGCATCGAACGGCTGAAGGTTTATGGCGCTCAACTGTCTTGGGATGATCGCTGGTTCAAGCTGGATGGATTCTATCGCACCGGCCATTATCACTGGGGATATGAAGGCGACTTCTTCGGACTCTATCGGGAAGCGAACTACGGACCCAACATTGATCTCTACAACGCCGATGCCCCGTTGGGTCTCGAACTGGCGGGCAAGAAATCTCTCAACGGCCTCAAGGTCGCATTCGGGCCGGAGCTGTGGTGGGGCGCCAACCCTGCCGTGTTGGTGAAGTATCGTCGGCATGTCGGTCCCTTCCAGGCCACCGCGATTTATCAAGAAGACATCGACAGGCTGGCTGCAACGGTGAGCTCGTTTGCGGTGCCGGCGCCACCCACCCGAAAAGCCACCCTCCATCTCGCGGCCAGCCGCGGGCTGCTCGGCGTGGAGCTCGGCGGCATCTGGTCCGGCAACACCAAGATCGATGAGAGTTTCCTAATCGTTGATGGATCGCCGGGCAACTATCGCATTTTGCAGGACCGCATCAAACCTTCCGACACCTACGGCGGCAAAATCAAAGTCACCCTGACCAAAGGCCGCTGGAACTGGTACGCGCAAGGCGCGGCAATGGGCCTGGTGGCAGATGGCGGTCCAAGTTCTGCCCTTACCTTCACCGGCTGGCGGCTCAAGGACAGTGGCAGCGGTAACCAGTGGAATGCCCTCACGGGCCTGGCCGTCACGCTGGGCAACTGGCAGATCGCGCCCAACTTTCTCTGGCAGAAGCCGGTTGAAGGGCCGGTGCCGAGAGAGGTGCCCGCGCCGGGCAGGCCGCGCAACATTCTCGATGATCCCTTTGCGGTCCGCGGCAATCGCGAGACCACTGCCGGCGAGTTGCTGATCAATTACGATCCAACGCCGGCAACCTGGATGTACGCTTGGGACAGCGACGTTCGCGAAGACGCTGCTCTCGCATTCAGCACCGGCTTCATCTATCGGCACCAGCCAACCACACAGGATGCCGCCATCGGCATCTTGGCGGACGGCCGCACGATCTTTGCCTTCCCCGGCGCCACGCCGGCACGGGACGTTTGGGAGGCCTACAGTCGCATTGTCTCGAAATTACGGCCCGGCTTGGGTTTCATCGCAAATCTCTATGCCGGCGAGGGCGAACCGAACGGCAGCGACACGCGGCTGATCCATCGCTACGGCGGCGACGTTCGTTTGGCCACGGGTTCGTTCAAGCTCATCGCTGCGGCGAAGGTCAACGATTGGGGGCCGTACGACTATCACCGTGATTTCAATCTCACCTTCCCGCTGCAACTCATGGGCGATCTCTCGACCGTGCTGGGCACGCCGAATTGGTTCGATATTCCACAGACGCGGTTGGGCGTGTGTGTGACGTGGCGGTCGCTGGATCAATACTCGCCACGATACAGCCCGGCGCTCACGGTCGATGCCAGTGGTGCGTGGGTGCCGGATCCGGAGGCTCCGGGCCAGCCGGACGGCCGCGAGTGGGAGATCCGGACTTACTTGCACCTGAACCTCGGCAAATGA
- a CDS encoding ATP-binding protein, giving the protein MLEDRAGGLWLCTFWGGLTYFNPDDRTVRVYDKGNSGLSDNDVRVVWQDDDGLLWIGTDVGLDCFNPQTQTFTSYQHEAQDESSLSKGFVHSIIQTSDATIWVGTTCGLNRFDRTANAFIRYTTREGLPNDEIKCIVEGEPGILWLSTNKGIARFDTKSATCKNYDVADGLQGNEFNARSGCRTARGEIAFGGNSGFNIFQPRDLQDNPHVPPVVITDIKIFNKSIAIGGEHSRLQEQGEGMPKLVLSHRDAVFSFEFVALSYVSAEKNQYAYLLEGFESAWNYVGSKRTATYTNLDPGDYVFRVKASNNDGLWNEAGASMKITITPPFWRTWWAYLLEALVVIAVVSFVLNHFIGRQRLRSALKIEHLQLEKMYELDQSKTRFFANIAHEFHSPLTLILSPLEKLITSAAVEEKIRNTLLLIQRNAKRLQRMTNQLKDFQNLETGDLQLSLSHGNVVHFVNEIVHSFQDYATEHRIRLQFRANPEEALVWFDPDKLDKIVYNLLSNAFKFTPDEGDITVAVAILSVEQSADSQQRKDRASRYLEIRVQDSGIGIPQDKIEHIFQRYNRLEDPEGHHDEGSGVGLAFVHELVQLYHGEISVHSTAGQGSTFTIQIPIDEQYLEENQLVGEFRAASPANSVNRGLAFEESDVAGAAELQQPDANVPVILIVEDDRELRDYLKSTLETRYRVLVAENGQEGFRKAVRMIPDLVVADVGISEISGIQLCNQLKEDEKTSHIPIILLTAYSSRENILEGLVRGADAYLAKPFSLDLLEAHIVNLLESRRKLREKFSREVLLGPKKIAISDIDEKLLQRIMETIEQHISDDKFNAEALSQKVGISRMQLYRKLRGLTDQTVHEFIRSIRLKRAVQLLEARRMTITQVAYEVGFSDLTYFARCFRKLYKKSPSEYISTIN; this is encoded by the coding sequence ATGCTGGAAGATCGAGCCGGGGGCTTGTGGCTGTGCACGTTCTGGGGCGGTTTGACGTATTTCAATCCCGACGATCGGACGGTGCGCGTCTATGACAAGGGAAACAGCGGATTGAGCGACAACGACGTCCGCGTCGTGTGGCAAGACGATGACGGTCTGCTCTGGATCGGAACGGATGTCGGGCTGGACTGCTTCAATCCACAAACCCAAACCTTCACCAGCTACCAGCATGAGGCGCAGGATGAAAGCAGCTTGAGCAAGGGGTTTGTTCATTCCATCATCCAGACCAGCGATGCGACGATCTGGGTTGGTACCACCTGCGGGCTGAACCGATTCGATCGCACAGCGAATGCGTTCATCCGTTACACCACACGCGAGGGCCTGCCGAATGACGAGATCAAGTGTATTGTTGAAGGCGAACCGGGCATCTTGTGGTTGAGCACGAACAAAGGCATAGCGCGGTTCGATACGAAATCCGCCACCTGCAAGAACTACGACGTTGCCGACGGCTTGCAGGGGAACGAGTTCAATGCCCGCAGCGGGTGCCGGACGGCGCGTGGTGAAATCGCTTTCGGCGGGAACAGCGGATTCAATATTTTTCAGCCACGTGATTTGCAGGACAACCCCCATGTTCCTCCGGTTGTCATCACGGATATCAAGATCTTCAACAAGTCGATTGCGATCGGCGGCGAGCATTCCCGCTTGCAAGAACAAGGCGAGGGGATGCCGAAGCTTGTACTCTCCCACCGCGACGCGGTTTTCTCTTTTGAATTTGTGGCATTGAGCTACGTCTCGGCGGAAAAGAACCAATATGCCTACCTGCTGGAGGGTTTCGAGTCCGCATGGAATTATGTCGGCTCCAAGAGAACCGCGACCTACACCAACCTGGATCCGGGAGATTATGTTTTCAGGGTCAAAGCCTCGAACAATGACGGTCTCTGGAATGAAGCCGGCGCCTCGATGAAAATCACCATCACTCCGCCGTTTTGGAGGACGTGGTGGGCGTATCTGCTTGAAGCGCTCGTGGTGATTGCCGTGGTCTCCTTCGTGCTGAACCATTTTATCGGCCGGCAACGCCTGCGCAGTGCGTTGAAAATCGAGCATCTGCAATTGGAAAAGATGTACGAGCTGGATCAGTCAAAAACTCGCTTCTTTGCCAATATCGCGCACGAATTTCATTCACCGCTGACGCTTATCCTGAGCCCCCTGGAGAAGTTGATTACTTCTGCCGCCGTGGAAGAGAAAATCAGAAACACGTTGCTGCTGATACAGCGCAACGCCAAACGGCTGCAGCGCATGACCAACCAGTTGAAAGATTTCCAGAATCTCGAGACCGGTGATTTGCAGCTCAGCCTCTCGCACGGAAACGTGGTGCATTTTGTGAATGAGATCGTGCATTCCTTTCAAGATTATGCCACAGAACATCGCATCCGTTTGCAGTTTCGCGCGAACCCGGAGGAGGCGCTCGTCTGGTTTGATCCCGACAAGCTGGATAAGATCGTCTACAATTTGCTGTCCAATGCCTTCAAATTTACGCCGGATGAAGGCGACATCACGGTGGCGGTGGCGATATTGTCTGTCGAACAGTCCGCGGACTCCCAGCAACGCAAAGACCGGGCGAGCCGGTACCTCGAAATCCGCGTGCAGGACAGTGGCATCGGTATTCCGCAGGATAAAATCGAACATATCTTTCAGCGCTATAACCGCCTGGAAGATCCTGAGGGGCATCATGACGAGGGCAGCGGTGTCGGGCTGGCGTTTGTACACGAATTGGTCCAGCTTTACCACGGTGAAATTTCCGTTCACAGCACCGCCGGGCAGGGTTCCACCTTCACCATACAAATTCCCATTGATGAACAATACCTGGAAGAAAACCAACTGGTCGGCGAATTCCGGGCTGCTTCCCCGGCCAACTCCGTCAACCGCGGCCTGGCATTTGAAGAGTCTGACGTGGCCGGCGCCGCCGAGCTCCAGCAACCGGACGCAAATGTTCCAGTTATCCTGATTGTCGAAGACGACAGGGAATTGCGGGATTACTTGAAAAGCACACTGGAGACAAGGTATCGCGTTCTGGTTGCCGAAAACGGGCAGGAAGGCTTCAGGAAAGCGGTGCGGATGATCCCGGACTTGGTGGTTGCCGACGTTGGAATCTCTGAAATCAGCGGGATTCAACTCTGCAACCAACTCAAGGAAGATGAAAAGACCAGTCATATTCCCATCATACTGCTGACCGCCTATTCTTCCCGGGAGAACATCTTGGAAGGGTTGGTCCGGGGCGCCGATGCCTATCTGGCCAAGCCGTTCAGCCTCGATTTGTTGGAAGCGCATATCGTCAATCTATTGGAATCCAGAAGAAAACTGCGCGAGAAGTTCAGTCGCGAAGTCCTGCTGGGACCCAAGAAAATCGCGATTAGCGATATCGATGAAAAGCTTTTGCAGCGGATCATGGAGACGATCGAGCAGCACATTTCTGATGACAAATTCAACGCCGAAGCCTTGAGCCAAAAAGTGGGGATTAGCCGGATGCAGTTGTATCGCAAACTCCGCGGCTTGACCGACCAGACCGTTCATGAGTTCATCCGGAGCATTCGCCTGAAGCGAGCCGTGCAGCTTCTCGAAGCGAGACGGATGACCATAACGCAAGTGGCATATGAAGTCGGTTTTAGCGACCTGACCTATTTCGCACGTTGCTTCCGAAAACTGTACAAGAAATCACCTTCGGAATACATCTCCACCATCAACTGA
- a CDS encoding medium chain dehydrogenase/reductase family protein has product MKQVFITKAGSCEVLRVLEREAPAPKRGEVSIRVKAAGINFADLMARKGIYPDAPKPPCVIGYEVCGTIEAVGEGVDSNDVGREVIALTRFGGYSEKVSVPRSQTFAQPRRLSSAEAAALPVAYLTAYQAVVVMGSLQAGEAILIHNVGGGVGLAALDFARKIGATVYGTASAGKHEFLKQRGCDYLIDYRTQDWQKELQRLTGGRGVELIIDPFGGRHWKKSYDALRATGRLGMFGISIATESRVGVFGLLKLVTKMPWFNPVSLMNSNKAVFGTNLGHMWHEGEKVTGWMQKILAGVEEGWVRPFVGKTFPLEQAAEAHRYIEERRNIGKVVLVM; this is encoded by the coding sequence TTGAAACAAGTTTTCATTACCAAAGCCGGCAGCTGTGAGGTGCTCAGGGTGCTGGAACGTGAAGCGCCTGCGCCCAAGCGCGGCGAGGTGTCGATTCGCGTGAAGGCGGCGGGCATCAATTTCGCCGACCTCATGGCGCGCAAGGGCATCTACCCCGATGCCCCCAAGCCGCCGTGCGTGATCGGCTATGAAGTTTGCGGAACCATTGAAGCCGTGGGTGAGGGCGTCGATTCCAACGACGTGGGCCGCGAAGTAATTGCGCTGACGCGCTTCGGCGGATACTCGGAGAAAGTGAGCGTGCCCCGCAGCCAGACGTTCGCCCAACCCCGCCGGCTGAGCAGTGCAGAAGCCGCGGCGCTGCCGGTGGCTTATCTCACTGCCTATCAAGCGGTGGTGGTGATGGGTTCGCTGCAAGCCGGTGAAGCCATTCTCATTCACAATGTCGGCGGCGGGGTGGGGCTGGCGGCTCTGGATTTCGCCCGGAAAATCGGCGCGACCGTTTACGGCACCGCGAGCGCGGGCAAGCACGAGTTTCTCAAACAGCGCGGGTGCGATTATCTCATCGACTATCGCACGCAGGACTGGCAGAAGGAGCTGCAACGATTGACCGGCGGCCGCGGCGTCGAGTTGATCATCGATCCTTTCGGCGGCCGGCATTGGAAAAAAAGCTACGACGCGCTGCGCGCCACCGGCCGGCTGGGCATGTTTGGCATTTCGATCGCGACTGAATCGCGCGTGGGCGTGTTTGGCCTGCTCAAGCTGGTTACCAAGATGCCGTGGTTCAATCCGGTCTCATTGATGAACAGCAACAAAGCCGTGTTCGGCACCAATCTCGGTCACATGTGGCATGAAGGCGAGAAGGTCACGGGCTGGATGCAGAAAATTCTCGCGGGCGTGGAGGAAGGTTGGGTGCGGCCATTTGTGGGCAAGACTTTTCCCCTGGAACAGGCTGCGGAGGCGCATCGCTACATCGAAGAGAGGAGGAATATTGGGAAGGTGGTGCTGGTGATGTAG
- a CDS encoding T9SS type A sorting domain-containing protein, producing MRVHARGLGWMAFSPAYCVSAGLLVLLLLLGGQSAGRAQQFERVVTLPVEVSGQPLEFPFLGGLDFFIPQFVDIDADRDFDLFYFTPTEKRLLFLENIGDAQVRRFRLANDRYGDFEIRSWFCLVDIDADGDFDFYQDNNQGGLAFYRNIGSAQVARFTLETEAVTQVSGEEVRIDYTSAPAFADIDADGDYDFFSGNILGYIEFYQNVGNPASPVFQFETSTWQNLRIISGGAVAPARGLAASRHGANGIDFVDFDGDADRDLFYGDFFHPGVYFLRNQGTPASARIVIADSAFPAGRPVHTLGYNIPRFADIDGNGAVDFFVACQNQNLNNFIFYQNTGTATLPQLKIAANNFLTQIDVGSNSAPALADLDRDGDLDLFLGDLNGRLHLFENTGSASAPAFRWVTDNFQNIKLNAVSAPAFADLDGDADLDLVIGTVTGSDLVLFENIGTPQVPNFVLADPNFQNIDLGSYSSPCFADADFDGDLDLFLGEYAGAAVAIFENTGNARQPVMQFRKKLRPPLVRDYAAPCLHDVNRDGFLDLLVGTLEGEMLHFQGTAALDSFVLVDARFAGLGIGAYSKPVLADLNGDGAVDLLVGEGDGGLNYFQGTAANDVTQPARLPEGFELQTHPNPFSGSVQISLRAPGGRGESPRVMLFNLMGARIAEMAMQTVAPGQWVIDWSPAALDLAPGVYFVMVKMKGIQLVRKILHVK from the coding sequence ATGCGTGTACATGCCCGCGGGCTGGGCTGGATGGCGTTTTCGCCGGCATACTGCGTGTCGGCCGGATTGCTTGTGCTGCTGCTGCTGCTGGGTGGCCAGTCAGCGGGGCGGGCGCAGCAATTCGAGCGCGTGGTGACATTGCCGGTGGAAGTGAGCGGGCAGCCGTTGGAATTCCCCTTTCTCGGCGGGCTGGATTTTTTCATTCCGCAATTCGTGGATATCGACGCGGATCGCGATTTCGATCTTTTCTACTTCACGCCCACGGAAAAGCGTCTGCTCTTTCTGGAAAACATCGGCGATGCTCAGGTCCGCCGATTCCGCCTGGCAAACGATCGCTACGGCGATTTCGAGATTCGCAGTTGGTTCTGCCTGGTCGATATCGATGCCGACGGTGATTTCGATTTCTACCAGGACAACAATCAGGGCGGCTTGGCGTTTTATCGCAACATCGGTTCGGCGCAAGTCGCGCGTTTCACCCTGGAAACAGAGGCGGTGACGCAAGTCAGCGGGGAGGAGGTGCGCATCGATTACACCAGCGCGCCTGCCTTCGCAGACATTGATGCGGACGGCGATTATGATTTCTTCAGCGGCAATATTCTGGGCTACATCGAATTCTATCAGAACGTCGGCAATCCTGCGTCGCCGGTGTTCCAATTCGAAACCAGCACCTGGCAAAACCTGCGTATCATCTCGGGCGGTGCAGTGGCGCCGGCACGGGGCTTGGCGGCCTCCCGGCACGGTGCCAACGGCATCGATTTTGTCGATTTCGATGGCGACGCCGATCGCGATCTTTTCTATGGCGATTTTTTCCACCCCGGCGTTTATTTTCTGCGCAATCAGGGCACGCCGGCCAGCGCCCGCATCGTGATTGCCGACAGCGCCTTCCCGGCCGGCCGGCCGGTGCACACGCTGGGCTACAACATTCCGCGCTTCGCGGATATCGACGGCAACGGCGCGGTGGATTTTTTCGTCGCCTGCCAGAATCAGAATCTCAACAATTTCATCTTTTACCAAAACACCGGCACCGCCACGTTGCCGCAGCTCAAAATCGCGGCGAACAATTTCCTCACGCAAATCGACGTGGGCAGCAACAGCGCGCCGGCGCTGGCAGACCTCGACCGCGACGGTGATCTCGATCTGTTCCTGGGCGATCTCAACGGCCGGTTGCACTTGTTCGAAAACACCGGCTCGGCGTCCGCGCCGGCATTCCGCTGGGTGACCGACAACTTTCAGAACATCAAGCTCAATGCCGTGTCGGCGCCGGCGTTTGCCGATCTTGACGGCGATGCGGATTTGGATCTGGTGATCGGCACCGTGACGGGGAGCGATTTGGTGCTGTTCGAAAATATCGGAACGCCCCAAGTGCCGAACTTCGTGCTCGCCGACCCGAATTTTCAGAATATCGATCTCGGCAGCTACAGCTCACCCTGTTTTGCCGATGCGGATTTTGATGGCGACCTTGATTTGTTCCTGGGCGAATATGCCGGCGCGGCAGTGGCGATTTTCGAAAACACCGGCAACGCGCGCCAGCCGGTGATGCAATTCCGGAAAAAGCTTCGTCCGCCGCTGGTACGCGACTATGCCGCACCCTGCCTGCACGACGTAAACCGTGACGGTTTTCTCGACCTGCTGGTGGGCACGCTGGAGGGCGAGATGCTGCATTTTCAGGGCACCGCTGCGCTCGATTCGTTTGTCCTGGTTGATGCCAGATTCGCCGGCCTCGGCATCGGCGCGTACAGCAAACCCGTGCTGGCGGACTTGAATGGCGACGGGGCGGTCGATTTGCTGGTGGGTGAAGGCGACGGCGGCCTCAATTATTTTCAGGGCACGGCCGCCAATGACGTGACCCAGCCGGCCCGGCTTCCTGAGGGATTTGAACTGCAGACTCATCCGAATCCGTTTTCCGGGTCTGTGCAAATCTCGTTGCGCGCACCAGGCGGCCGGGGAGAGTCGCCGAGAGTGATGCTCTTCAACTTGATGGGCGCACGGATCGCAGAGATGGCCATGCAAACGGTGGCGCCGGGCCAGTGGGTGATTGACTGGTCACCCGCGGCGCTCGATTTGGCGCCCGGGGTCTACTTTGTGATGGTGAAAATGAAAGGAATTCAACTAGTGCGCAAGATCTTGCATGTAAAATAG